One Acinetobacter colistiniresistens DNA segment encodes these proteins:
- the grpE gene encoding nucleotide exchange factor GrpE — translation MANEHNEQAQDIQNEQQTEQTQAEGVEQANELSVEDLQAQITKLEESLKLEKARTANAVYEAQKSVERIQRESEKHKDTVLEKFAKELLDSVDNLERAIQAAGEEQSPVLEGVKLTLKSLLSTLEKFGVVEADTQNGFNADLHQAVGIDPNAKANEIGTVLQKGYTLNGRLLRPAMVMVGQ, via the coding sequence ATGGCTAATGAGCACAATGAGCAAGCTCAAGACATTCAAAATGAGCAACAGACTGAACAAACTCAAGCTGAAGGTGTAGAGCAAGCAAACGAGCTTAGCGTTGAAGATTTACAAGCGCAAATCACCAAACTTGAAGAAAGCTTGAAACTAGAAAAAGCACGCACTGCCAATGCTGTTTATGAAGCGCAGAAAAGTGTTGAGCGTATCCAACGTGAATCTGAAAAGCACAAAGACACCGTGCTGGAAAAATTCGCCAAAGAATTACTGGATTCGGTCGACAACCTTGAACGTGCGATTCAAGCTGCGGGTGAAGAACAAAGCCCTGTGCTTGAGGGTGTTAAGCTGACTTTGAAATCACTTCTTAGCACACTGGAAAAATTTGGCGTGGTGGAAGCAGATACTCAAAATGGCTTCAATGCGGACTTACACCAAGCGGTTGGTATCGATCCAAATGCCAAAGCCAATGAAATCGGGACTGTTTTACAGAAGGGTTATACCTTAAACGGTCGCCTACTTCGCCCAGCAATGGTAATGGTGGGTCAATAA
- a CDS encoding peptidylprolyl isomerase, whose amino-acid sequence MMKKLFMTTGLILASSHLFANTMVDMKTSMGNIEIELFDDKAPVSAKNFESYVKSNFYTGTIFHRVIPGFMVQGGGLDANMIEKATKAPIVNESGNGLKNTRGTLAMARTSNPNSASSQFFINVADNSFLNKSAMDAGYAVFGKVTKGMDIVDKIVNVPTGNYGMHQNVPKQPIKIISVQIKSNK is encoded by the coding sequence ATGATGAAAAAGTTGTTCATGACAACAGGTTTAATTTTGGCAAGCAGCCATTTATTTGCAAATACTATGGTTGATATGAAAACCAGTATGGGCAACATCGAAATCGAACTTTTTGATGATAAAGCACCTGTGTCGGCAAAAAACTTTGAAAGCTATGTAAAAAGCAACTTCTATACAGGCACGATCTTCCATCGTGTGATTCCTGGCTTTATGGTGCAGGGTGGTGGTTTAGATGCCAATATGATTGAGAAGGCAACCAAAGCACCAATCGTGAATGAGTCGGGCAATGGCTTGAAGAACACACGCGGTACTTTAGCAATGGCACGTACCAGTAACCCGAACTCAGCAAGCAGCCAGTTCTTTATTAATGTGGCGGACAATAGCTTTTTAAATAAATCAGCAATGGATGCGGGTTATGCTGTATTTGGTAAAGTGACCAAAGGGATGGATATTGTCGATAAGATTGTCAATGTACCCACAGGTAACTATGGAATGCATCAAAATGTACCAAAACAACCGATTAAAATTATTAGTGTTCAGATAAAGAGCAACAAGTAA
- a CDS encoding MBL fold metallo-hydrolase produces MNTKPYIIALSTLAATSTAFAQDLKIQNFLAQPEHFGVTSTLIEGDKEVLLVNAQFSKSEALRIAADILDSGKTLNTIFVSYGDPDFYFGLDVFKQYFPNVKIIATPETVKHIQDTQALKVAYWGPKMGANAPSKIIVPQAYTAKTLKLENENIEIKGKKELTYLWIPSAKAVVGGIPVSSGIHLWTADTPTAKDRAEVVQALESIKALNPQVVVPAHMKAGAAEGLDAVNFSIDYLKQYEKAVKLTKNSAELSQMMRKQYPALGESGSLDLGAKVVKGEMKWP; encoded by the coding sequence ATGAATACCAAACCTTATATCATTGCTTTATCTACTTTAGCGGCAACATCAACTGCTTTTGCACAAGACTTAAAAATCCAGAATTTTCTGGCTCAACCTGAGCACTTCGGTGTGACTTCGACCCTAATTGAAGGCGATAAAGAAGTATTATTGGTGAATGCCCAATTTTCTAAATCAGAAGCATTACGTATTGCAGCAGATATCTTAGATAGCGGTAAAACCTTAAACACCATTTTTGTCAGCTATGGTGATCCAGATTTCTATTTCGGTTTAGATGTGTTTAAACAGTACTTCCCAAATGTGAAAATTATTGCGACGCCTGAAACGGTTAAACATATTCAAGATACGCAAGCGCTGAAAGTTGCCTATTGGGGACCGAAAATGGGCGCCAATGCACCGAGCAAAATTATTGTTCCGCAAGCCTATACGGCTAAAACCTTAAAATTAGAAAATGAAAATATCGAAATTAAAGGTAAAAAAGAACTCACTTATCTATGGATTCCAAGTGCTAAAGCGGTAGTCGGTGGAATTCCGGTATCCTCAGGGATTCATCTTTGGACTGCGGATACTCCGACAGCTAAAGATCGTGCAGAAGTGGTACAGGCTTTAGAAAGTATTAAGGCCCTAAATCCGCAAGTGGTGGTGCCGGCACATATGAAGGCTGGTGCCGCGGAAGGTCTGGATGCGGTGAACTTCTCGATTGACTATTTAAAGCAATATGAGAAAGCCGTTAAGCTCACCAAAAACTCAGCTGAACTGAGCCAAATGATGCGAAAACAATATCCTGCATTGGGTGAGTCGGGTAGTTTGGACCTAGGTGCCAAAGTGGTGAAAGGCGAGATGAAATGGCCTTAA
- the dnaK gene encoding molecular chaperone DnaK: protein MAKIIGIDLGTTNSCVAVLEGDKVKVIENAEGARTTPSIIAYKDGEILVGQSAKRQAVTNPKNTLFAIKRLIGRRYEDQAVQKDIGLVPYKIIKADNGDAWVEVNDKKLAPQQISAEILKKMKKTAEDYLGETVTEAVITVPAYFNDAQRQATKDAGKIAGLDVKRIINEPTAAALAFGMDKKEGDRKVAVYDLGGGTFDVSIIEIADLDGDQQIEVLSTNGDTFLGGEDFDNALIEFLVEEFKKEQSVNLKNDPLALQRLKEAAEKAKIELSSSNATEINLPYITADATGPKHLVINVTRAKLEGLVADLVARTIEPCRIALKDAGLSTSDISDVILVGGQSRMPLVQQKVQEFFGKEPRKDVNPDEAVAIGAAIQGAVLSGDKTDVLLLDVTPLTLGIETMGGVLTPIIEKNTTIPAKKSQVFSTAADNQPAVDISVYQGERKMAQQNKLLGNFQLGDIPPAPRGVPQIEVSFDINADGILKVSAKDKSTGKEQSIQIKANSGLSDAEIEAMIKDAEANAEEDRKFEELAKARNEADALVSSSTKAVKDLGDKVTEDEKTAITTAVAELEAATKENDVEDIKAKTEALQNILMPITQRAYEQAQGAGGAEGFDPNAFQGGDAGQQQKADDGVVDAEFTEVKDDKK, encoded by the coding sequence ATGGCAAAAATTATTGGTATTGACTTAGGTACTACCAACTCATGTGTTGCTGTACTTGAAGGCGATAAAGTAAAAGTAATTGAAAACGCTGAAGGCGCACGTACAACTCCATCGATCATTGCATATAAAGATGGCGAGATCCTTGTTGGTCAAAGCGCAAAACGTCAAGCGGTAACAAATCCGAAAAACACATTATTCGCCATCAAGCGTTTAATCGGTCGTCGTTATGAAGATCAAGCAGTACAAAAAGATATCGGTCTTGTCCCTTACAAAATCATCAAAGCAGACAATGGCGATGCTTGGGTTGAAGTAAACGATAAGAAATTAGCACCACAACAAATCTCTGCTGAAATCTTGAAAAAGATGAAGAAAACTGCAGAAGACTACTTGGGTGAGACAGTAACTGAAGCAGTGATTACTGTTCCTGCTTACTTTAACGATGCGCAACGTCAGGCGACTAAAGATGCAGGTAAAATTGCAGGCTTAGATGTTAAACGTATCATTAACGAACCAACTGCTGCGGCACTTGCGTTCGGTATGGACAAAAAAGAAGGTGACCGTAAAGTTGCAGTTTACGACTTAGGTGGTGGTACTTTTGACGTATCAATCATTGAAATCGCAGACCTTGATGGCGACCAGCAAATCGAAGTGTTATCAACCAATGGTGATACTTTCCTTGGTGGTGAAGACTTTGATAACGCATTAATTGAATTCTTGGTTGAAGAATTCAAGAAAGAGCAAAGTGTAAACTTAAAAAATGATCCACTTGCGTTACAACGTTTGAAAGAAGCTGCTGAAAAAGCAAAAATCGAGCTTTCTTCATCAAACGCGACTGAAATCAACCTTCCATACATCACGGCAGATGCGACTGGTCCTAAACACCTAGTGATCAACGTAACACGTGCAAAACTTGAAGGTTTGGTTGCTGACTTAGTTGCTCGTACCATTGAGCCTTGCCGTATTGCGCTTAAAGATGCGGGTCTTTCGACTTCTGACATCTCTGACGTAATTTTGGTTGGTGGTCAATCTCGTATGCCACTTGTACAACAAAAAGTACAAGAGTTCTTCGGTAAAGAGCCACGTAAAGACGTAAACCCTGACGAAGCAGTTGCGATTGGTGCTGCGATTCAAGGTGCAGTATTGTCTGGTGACAAAACTGACGTACTTTTATTAGACGTAACACCGTTAACTTTAGGTATTGAAACAATGGGCGGCGTATTGACTCCGATCATTGAGAAAAACACCACGATTCCTGCGAAGAAATCACAAGTGTTCTCTACCGCTGCTGATAACCAGCCTGCAGTAGATATTTCAGTTTACCAAGGTGAACGTAAAATGGCTCAGCAAAACAAATTGTTGGGTAACTTCCAGTTAGGCGATATCCCACCTGCTCCACGTGGTGTACCGCAAATTGAAGTATCATTTGACATCAATGCTGACGGTATCTTGAAAGTATCGGCGAAAGATAAGAGCACGGGTAAAGAGCAATCAATCCAGATTAAAGCAAACTCAGGTTTGTCTGATGCTGAAATTGAAGCGATGATCAAAGATGCTGAAGCAAATGCTGAAGAAGACCGTAAGTTTGAAGAGTTGGCGAAAGCGCGTAACGAAGCAGATGCGCTTGTTTCTAGCTCAACAAAAGCAGTCAAAGATCTGGGTGATAAAGTCACTGAAGATGAAAAAACTGCGATCACAACTGCGGTTGCTGAGCTTGAAGCAGCAACTAAAGAAAATGATGTTGAAGACATCAAAGCAAAAACTGAAGCTTTACAAAACATCTTGATGCCAATTACACAACGTGCTTATGAACAAGCACAAGGTGCTGGCGGCGCAGAAGGTTTTGATCCAAATGCATTCCAAGGTGGCGATGCAGGTCAACAACAGAAAGCGGATGATGGCGTTGTAGATGCTGAGTTCACAGAAGTAAAAGATGACAAAAAATAA
- a CDS encoding alpha/beta hydrolase — protein sequence MTALPQKIQTILDKGQGPAARALDKLPKIIQESLAKLLAYPHQYPDLDSFTKCLMAVQIKQGQRGFIGDDPIESRRQFDTQMLAIINKPTSVESVEDIRLPLQSGTVFARHYHPAPNKKLPMIVFYHGGGFVVGGLDTHDEACRLIAKYAKVQVLSIDYPLAPEASPQLLIKSCEDALAWVYQNRRQLKIYKNRIAVAGDSAGGNISTVVAQHSVGKAYAPQAQLLIYPAVDFKSRHPSFYAYGEGLVLTSKDVDYVTDYYATQHDVALDDPLISPTYGSLKKLAPAYVITAGHDLLHDEGAIYSHKLRQNGVKVQYVDYPDQTHGFINLTPISSKAKRNTIEVAKNFRKFWDKHS from the coding sequence GTGACAGCATTACCTCAAAAAATTCAAACAATTTTAGACAAAGGGCAAGGCCCTGCTGCACGAGCGCTTGATAAGCTCCCTAAAATCATACAAGAGTCTCTGGCCAAGCTTCTCGCTTATCCACATCAATACCCAGATTTAGATTCTTTTACTAAATGTTTGATGGCCGTCCAAATTAAACAGGGCCAGAGAGGCTTTATTGGTGATGATCCCATTGAATCTCGCCGTCAGTTTGATACGCAGATGTTGGCGATTATCAATAAGCCGACTTCAGTTGAATCGGTTGAAGATATCCGCCTTCCACTGCAAAGTGGGACCGTCTTTGCCAGACATTATCATCCTGCACCCAACAAAAAGTTACCGATGATTGTATTCTATCATGGTGGTGGTTTTGTCGTAGGCGGTCTGGATACCCATGATGAAGCCTGTCGCCTGATTGCCAAGTATGCAAAAGTACAGGTGCTCAGTATTGATTATCCACTCGCACCAGAAGCATCACCACAGTTATTGATTAAATCCTGTGAAGATGCATTGGCGTGGGTATATCAAAACCGCCGTCAGCTCAAAATTTATAAGAACCGTATTGCTGTTGCAGGGGATAGTGCAGGGGGTAATATCAGCACCGTGGTTGCGCAACACTCCGTGGGTAAAGCCTATGCACCACAAGCACAGCTATTGATTTATCCAGCAGTTGATTTCAAAAGCCGCCATCCTTCGTTTTATGCCTATGGAGAGGGCTTGGTGCTGACCAGTAAAGATGTGGATTATGTGACGGACTATTATGCAACACAGCACGATGTTGCACTCGATGATCCATTGATCTCACCGACTTATGGCAGCCTTAAAAAACTGGCACCTGCTTATGTCATTACTGCGGGGCATGACTTGCTGCATGATGAAGGTGCAATCTATAGTCATAAACTCAGACAAAATGGCGTTAAAGTGCAATATGTCGATTATCCCGATCAAACCCATGGCTTTATTAATCTGACACCAATCTCAAGTAAGGCAAAACGCAATACCATTGAAGTAGCGAAAAACTTTAGAAAGTTCTGGGATAAACATAGTTAA
- a CDS encoding MBL fold metallo-hydrolase, with amino-acid sequence MLKYLLKATEVTWTAVSPAPAKVENLKIKYLGTAGFILSDANRTLVLDPFVSRPSLWQTFTQPLWSDPALVKHYIPEADDVLIGHAHYDHILDAPELCKQTGARLIGSHASMMYARSVGLPEQQMQVTQGREVIECGKWQIIGLPSIHGKALFGRVPLPGDMIEPPPYPPKFHQLRHGLVLNWWIDTGQLRVVHIDSADFIEQELQGKQADIVCLCAIGRKYRPNYVKDVVRLLKPKYIIPCHWDSMVTPIDAPPQLLPGVNIAEFLDEIKACGVIPLFMPILGELYFEQK; translated from the coding sequence ATGCTGAAATATCTACTTAAAGCAACTGAGGTTACATGGACTGCTGTTTCACCTGCACCTGCAAAGGTAGAAAATCTAAAAATCAAATATTTGGGTACAGCAGGTTTTATCTTGTCGGATGCCAATCGAACCTTAGTGCTTGATCCATTTGTGAGCCGTCCCAGTCTTTGGCAGACCTTTACTCAACCTTTATGGAGCGATCCAGCACTGGTCAAGCATTATATCCCTGAGGCTGATGATGTGCTGATAGGTCATGCACACTATGACCATATTCTGGATGCACCAGAGCTCTGCAAACAAACAGGCGCTCGCCTGATTGGTTCACACGCCAGTATGATGTATGCGCGTTCTGTAGGCTTGCCTGAGCAACAAATGCAGGTGACACAGGGTAGGGAAGTGATTGAGTGTGGGAAATGGCAAATCATTGGCTTGCCTTCAATCCATGGCAAAGCCTTGTTTGGTCGTGTTCCATTGCCGGGAGATATGATCGAGCCACCCCCGTATCCACCGAAATTTCATCAGTTACGGCATGGTTTGGTCTTAAACTGGTGGATTGATACAGGACAATTGCGTGTTGTTCACATCGATTCGGCCGATTTTATTGAACAGGAATTGCAGGGTAAACAGGCTGATATCGTGTGCCTGTGTGCGATTGGACGTAAATATCGCCCGAATTATGTCAAAGATGTGGTGCGGCTACTGAAGCCGAAATATATTATTCCATGTCATTGGGACAGCATGGTGACGCCAATTGATGCACCACCGCAGTTATTACCTGGGGTGAATATTGCTGAGTTTCTGGATGAAATTAAAGCGTGTGGCGTGATACCTTTATTTATGCCAATTTTGGGCGAACTTTATTTTGAACAAAAATGA